One genomic segment of Desmodus rotundus isolate HL8 chromosome 5, HLdesRot8A.1, whole genome shotgun sequence includes these proteins:
- the LOC112298136 gene encoding small ribosomal subunit protein eS1-like, whose translation MAVGKNKRLTKGGKKGVKKKVVDPFSKKDWYDVKAPAMFNIRNIGKTLVTRTQGTKIASDSLKGRVFEVSLADLQNKEVAFRKFKLITEDVQGKNCLTNFHGMDLTCDKMCSMVKKWQTMIEAHVDVKTTDGYLLHLFCVGFTKKCNNQIRKTSYAQHQQVRQIRKMMEIMTREVQTNDLKEVVNKLIPDSTGKDIEKACQSIYPLHDVFVRKVKMLKKPKSELGKLMELHGEGSSSGKATGDETGAKVERADGYEPPVQESV comes from the coding sequence ATGGCGGTGGGCAAGAACAAGCGCCTGACAAAAGGTGGCAAAAAGGGAGTAAAGAAGAAAGTGGTTGAtccattttctaagaaagattgGTATGACGTGAAAGCACCAGCTATGTTCAACataagaaatattggaaaaacacTAGTCACGAGAACTCAGGGAACCAAAATTGCATCAGATAGTCTGAAGGGCCGAGTATTTGAAGTGAGCCTAGCTGATCTGCAGAACAAAGAAgttgcatttagaaaattcaaacTAATTACTGAGGATGTTCAGGGCAAAAACTGCCTGACTAATTTCCATGGCATGGATCTTACCTGTGACAAAATGTGCTCCATGGTCAAAAAATGGCAGACCATGATTGAAGCTCATGTTGATGTCAAAACTACCGATGGGTATTTGCTTCATTTATTCTGTGTTGGTTTTACTAAAAAATGCAACAATCAGATTCGGAAGACCTCTTATGCTCAGCATCAACAAGTCCGCCAAATCCGGAAGATGATGGAAATCATGACCCGAGAGGTGCAGACAAATGACTTGAAAGAAGTGGTCAATAAACTGATCCCAGATAGCACTGGGAAAGACATAGAAAAGGCTTGCCAATCTATCTATCCACTTCATGATGTCTttgttagaaaagtcaaaatgctgaagaagccCAAGTCTGAATTGGGAAAACTCATGGAGCTTCATGGTGAAGGTAGCAGTTCTGGAAAAGCTACTGGGGATGAGACAGGTGCTAAAGTTGAACGAGCTGATGGATATGAGCCCCCAGTCCAAGAATCTGTTTAA